The DNA window TTGGTTATCCGATCATAACGAAAATCTAGATGCGTACAAGGAATATGAATTCGCTGAACAAAATCCCATGTCCGAACTGGAAAATGCTTTTGAAAAGGGCAAGGAGTATCTAACAAAAGGCGACATACCCAGCGCAGTGCTTTGCTTTGAAGTTGCCGTCAAAAAGGAGCCTGAACGCGCTGAGATCTGGCAGTTGCTAGGTATCTCGCAGGCTGAGAACGAAATGGATCCCCAAAGCATTGCCGCTTTAAAGCGTGCCTTAGACTTGCAGCCAGAGAATCGTGAAGTATTAATGGCGCTGGCTGTTTGCTATACCAACGAAGGACTCCAAAACAATGCAGTGAAAATGCTTTCCAATTGGCTGCTGGCGCATCCACAGTACAAACAACTGCTGGCTGATTATCCAGAGATGCAGTCAGAAGCCACCTCGCTGGCTAGCTCCTTGATAGGTGGCAATAAACTACGCGATCtgcagcaaatatatttggATGCAGTACGTCTGCAACCTGCTCAGGTGGATGCGGACATACAGGAAGCCCTGGGAGTGCTCTATAATTTGTCGGGTGAATTTGACAAAGCAGCAGATTGTTATCGTGCCGCATTGCAAGTGCAGCCTGAGAATGCCAAGGTATGGAATCGCTTGGGTGCCAGTCTGGCCAATGGTTCGCGTTCAGTGGAGGCTGTGGAAGCCTATCAACAGGCGCTACACCTGCAGCCAGGCTTCATACGTGTACGCTACAATGTGGGTGTCTGTTGCATGAACCTGAAGGCTTACAAAGAGGCCGCCGAGCATTTGCTTACAGCTCTCACTATGCAGGCACATACGAATGCAGCGAGGGAACTTCCCAATGCTCAAGCGGCCATGGGTCAAAATCAAATGTCTGAGTCGATTTGGAGCACGCTGAAGATGGTTATTTCGCTTATGGGACGCAGCGAGCTTCAGGGTTATATAAGCGAACGGAATCTGTCGGCGCTCAATGAGGCCTTCAAGGATTGACAGGAGCTCGAgtgttttgtatataatttcgTCTACATTTCCgtctctttttgtttttacaattgttgtattcttttattttctatgccTAAGCTAAACACATTAAATTGCTATCGTTGAATAATTATCTTAGCATTTAATAACTATTACAACTAGGGGATATTGCCCAATCGCTTGTAATCAATTTTTTCTAACTGTACTAGCGGCTTTAATTGTTCCGCAAATACGCGCATCTCTTCACCAACATTTTCCTGCCCAGTGGGCGCCACCACAGATAGTTCCACAATGTAGCTTTGCGAAATAGGTTCATTGGCCATATCCTGCTTCCCAggcacaatttttattagcttCGATACTGTTATCTTCATGCGCCCTTTACGAAACATGTAGcctaaaatatgtttatataaattaaaagttctgaggctttgcttgctgcttaccCTTGGCTATATATTCAAATTCTAGCCGAAAGCCCATTTCTGTTAAGAAATCAAGAATACCGTTGGTGCAAGCGCAGTCCATACAGCTGCGCACTAGCGTTGGTCGTCGCTGATCTACCTCTGGCTGTCCCAAATAACGCATTTGGAATGGAGCATCTCGCCCCAAAGCGCGACGCACACGCAACATCAACGGCTGATTGGTGTTGGGCTGGCGGAGACTCATGCAAACCTCCAGGTCGTGAAATGTTTCTGGTGAGGTGTCCACATTATCACACAAGCCTTTTAATCTAAAAAAGTTGGCAATGTACTACGGTTTTATcaaatacattaatttaaattgctcaCCTGTGCATTAAGTGTTCCACAGCGGAGTCGAGTATGGATCCTTGTAATAGGTACTCCAGATTAGGTAGAAAGCGATTGTTTAGCGCATGCGAAAGCGATTCTCGCGCTGATGAGATCGCCATagttattttcaatattacaATTATAGCTTTGCggcgttttttgtttatgttttaacaACGATGGATGACAGTGTAATGCTGCGTGCGAAAATATATCGAGTGTTGCATATTTATCGGCTGGGTTGTCAGCTGcgataaaaagcaaagctacaaTATTGTcgcagcaattattttattgttgttattgttaaacaaaaagaacgttttttttttcttcgtgcgagcaatgcaatttttaagaAAATTGCCAAAGTGCTGTTTTTCCAGTGTGCAGTATAACGGTAGTTaatagcatttaatattatctTGTTACCCCTACCTACTAAGCACAAAGTTACGTGAACAACAAACGTACAAAAGaacatagcaacaacaacgaaaaaacgAGAAAAAGAAACTTGAGCAAGGAACACCCATTTATGCATAGAATGACAGCTGatgctgcaaaaacaaaagacacacTAAAACATTTACAATGAATGTGAGAAAAAGGCAAAGACTGGAACTTGCAACAGCGccagcatcaacagcaatagccacagcaacaatgaCCACAGATactgcaacattgttgcacGGACACACCAGCGGACTTTTGCTGGCCCACAGTCAGCTGAGTGAGCTGAACAATggtgcacaaatatttttaaccaTATGTGGTGAAGAGGATGATAATTCCAATGAATCTCAAGAGTTTTATGCCATTGAAAGCATTAAGCAGGAGCCAGGGAGTGAACTGGATGCGTTGCATGTTTTGCCCCATAACCTGCAGTTGCCAACTGGTTGTGAGATTTACTTGGTTAAAGATAcgacaggagcagcagcaacaacatcttCAATTGGTAATAACATAAAGCTGGAGCCCGACTCTTCGTCAGCGCCACCCAGTTTACATTATGTTGGTGGCCACCGCCCACCCGCTGTTGTGCCCGCTAGCAAGATATCacccagcagcagtagcaaccaTCCTATAGCTACACCCAAGCCAGCTATAGCACCGCCAGCTGCCGTCAAGCTGGATGCGTATAAGAAACGTGATGATAAGCGACGTGCTACACACAATGAAGTCGAGCGTAGACGTCGCGATAAAATTAACTGCTGGATTTTTAAGCTCAAGGAAATGCTGCCTACAGAGGGTAATCGCTATAAGCCGACTACTAC is part of the Drosophila busckii strain San Diego stock center, stock number 13000-0081.31 chromosome X, ASM1175060v1, whole genome shotgun sequence genome and encodes:
- the LOC108605732 gene encoding uncharacterized protein LOC108605732: MNVRKRQRLELATAPASTAIATATMTTDTATLLHGHTSGLLLAHSQLSELNNGAQIFLTICGEEDDNSNESQEFYAIESIKQEPGSELDALHVLPHNLQLPTGCEIYLVKDTTGAAATTSSIGNNIKLEPDSSSAPPSLHYVGGHRPPAVVPASKISPSSSSNHPIATPKPAIAPPAAVKLDAYKKRDDKRRATHNEVERRRRDKINCWIFKLKEMLPTEGNRYKPTTTAEPVEKAEKTGRTPPNDSKSQILIKACDYIKSMQNEIDNLRECLREAESLRLSNQTLRLELEALKQQQELQERFNSNGGGSFNVTLNSLNSSATSDLFDGIDAAPNLSTVSSINFTTKRGLIISDYDE
- the LOC108606508 gene encoding mediator of RNA polymerase II transcription subunit 18; this encodes MAISSARESLSHALNNRFLPNLEYLLQGSILDSAVEHLMHRLKGLCDNVDTSPETFHDLEVCMSLRQPNTNQPLMLRVRRALGRDAPFQMRYLGQPEVDQRRPTLVRSCMDCACTNGILDFLTEMGFRLEFEYIAKGYMFRKGRMKITVSKLIKIVPGKQDMANEPISQSYIVELSVVAPTGQENVGEEMRVFAEQLKPLVQLEKIDYKRLGNIP
- the LOC108606505 gene encoding peroxisomal targeting signal 1 receptor codes for the protein MSLRPLVEGDCGAVNPLMQLGGQFNRDVARKDEGFATTQFERSMRPDDQLVNEFLGQVAAPPQSFQMDALLQEMRDINIPGPAHPQQRDELSGQWSRDFARFQQPMPDKLVEMQAQQLQHAQEFFNEPLMNSPNFMPPQMIRQPHLALTAAPATEQITDAFFDENIETISTDQLPVADSVDNWINDYHRNKDQSDQTAANFNEKFWQRLQDEWQKLADENEHPWLSDHNENLDAYKEYEFAEQNPMSELENAFEKGKEYLTKGDIPSAVLCFEVAVKKEPERAEIWQLLGISQAENEMDPQSIAALKRALDLQPENREVLMALAVCYTNEGLQNNAVKMLSNWLLAHPQYKQLLADYPEMQSEATSLASSLIGGNKLRDLQQIYLDAVRLQPAQVDADIQEALGVLYNLSGEFDKAADCYRAALQVQPENAKVWNRLGASLANGSRSVEAVEAYQQALHLQPGFIRVRYNVGVCCMNLKAYKEAAEHLLTALTMQAHTNAARELPNAQAAMGQNQMSESIWSTLKMVISLMGRSELQGYISERNLSALNEAFKD